TCAGCTGGGCAAGTTTCGTCTAgattcttccttgtcctcgcATGTTtccactcctccaccttcAGTACTACACCATGAAACCTCCCCGCTCTCTCAGCCCCCTTCCTTGACGACTCCGACATCATTGCAGCCACCGCCGACCCCATCCCATACCTCCCACCATCGCAGCAAACGGGTTTCAACTGCCTGTGACTTCTGTCGCAAgcggaaaaagaaatgtgATTTTCGCTATCCGAACTGTTCCGCATGTACTCGCGCCGGCGTACGATGTACGATCCCTCCGCCGGGTCCCCAAGTCGCCAGTGCCTCCGTCCCTCGAGATCAGCTTGAGAATCTTCAGAACCGCGTACGATGGTTAGAAGACATTCTGCGACGCAAGACGGGCCTCTCCGTCGCCGACAGGCCAACAGGGAGTGCGCTGGACGGGGAAGGAGATCTGGACTGGTACCAGGTACCAACAGTGTTAATGGGCCGGGACAACTCCCATTCAACGACATCCGCGACCGTTTCAGCATCCAGCCCAACTGAGTCTCCCGCTGTCGGAGCAGAACTACCCAATGTAGGCGAAATATTTCGAGACCAGCTAGAAAATCGACGACCATCAGTTGCGCGCCCGGTCGCGTCCGCCCCGCGCGTTCTTCGCTTGGCCTCCCTGGAGGATGCTGAACGAGTGGCCTCGCAGTACTTCGACGGCATTGGCTACCAATACCCATTCCTCCATCGTCATGATTTCTTTGCGCAGTTACGACGCATATATACCGGTGACGTGCCACCACCCGACGTGCTATACACATATCACATCACCATCGCTATCGCCATGCTGATCAGCAACGCCGAAGGCACACAAGCAAACGAGTACTACCGTGCGAGCCAGGAAACACTATCTTTGTCGTTACAGAATGAGGACCTGTCAGCGGTGCGAGCCTTGCTGAGCCTGGCACTATGGACGATGTTTTCCACGAACGGTCCGAGCGTGTGGCATGTGCTAGGCAGCGCCCTCCGCCTGGCGACGAGTCTTGGTCTGCATAAACCTCGGAATGCGTCCAGTGTGGTGGAAGACGAAATGTCTAAGCGAGCGTTCTGGAGTCTGTACAACCTTGATCGACTTGTTGCCAGCACACTAGCCCGACCGTTGGGCATCGCGGACGAAGATATCAGCGTGAACTTACCGCGTGAATTCAACGATGACTGGAGCGAAGCGCCGGGAGCCAGTGCCATGACGATCCCAGTGCAGGTGGTGCGACTGCGCCGGATATTCTCGCGGATTTACCGTTACTGTAAGTTTGCCGAAAGGCACTATGATACCTCTGGACTAACCTTGGCAGTATACAATaaccatcctcctcctcctcccgcCGAAGTTTCCCTTACACTCCTTCACTTCCGCCAAGAGCTTGATGACTGGCGTCGGAATGCGCCCGTGTACCCTCCCGCCCTTCTGTATTCCACCAGTTATTACGATTATCTTTATGCAAccactctccttctcatgcATCGACCCAGCCCGCGAAATCCGACACCGGATGCGACTAGCATTGTGAGCTGTGGCGATGCCAGCATTCAAGTGATCCGATCATACTGGGACAGCTATTCCGTCGGGAAGCTCAAATGGATCTGGCTGACTCTGAGCCAGATCTACTTTGCAGGGATCACCATCCTGTGGTGTCTCAACCAgaatttcctttctgtcCGGGATGGCCATCCAGCGGCCTGGCAACCGAACGACCAGATGATGCGACGGGCCATTCAGGCAGTTGTCGTGGTGCTGGAGGAGTTTGGCAAGCGACGGCCGGGAGTAGAACGTCTGGCGGAGACGTTTCGCCATCATAGCACAGTCATCTTCAGTCACTTAGCATATCAACAGGAGCAGATCCACAGCcaacctcagcctcagccaccGCTGCAACCACAGCTACAGCAACAGAACGTTCTGGTGGCACCCCCGGTGCCCATGGCGGCTACCTTGGACGATGTGCTCCTAGTGGATGGGTCAGGAAATGTGCCTTTGATCGATGCGCAGCTGGCCGACGAATTGTTCTATTCATACGATTGGTTTCAGGAAGAGATGGCGACCTTTTATACCCTGTGAAGATGTACATAATTTATTCGGATACAATCGAGTTGAGATACCATTACTATTCGTCCGCTTATCACTGTTTACTATTACCCCACCTCTAATCAAATACTACATCACATCAGACCATCTCagttcttctcctccacctccccTCAATAAAAACATCCAGAAACACACACTTCCCcaacacaacaaccacaatgACCACCAAAACCGCCCAAGTCTTCCACGGCACCCTAATCCACAGCAAAGACCCCCAAACCCTGGAAATCCTGCCAAacaccctcctcatcatctccgcAACAGGCCAAATCCAATCCCTCcacccctccaccaacccaaccgaCATCCCAACCCTTCTCACCCAAGCAAACCACAACCCCGACACAACCCCCATAACCACCCTCTCCGCCACCGAATTCCTCATCCCTGGCTTCATAGACACGCACACACACGCCCCACAATGGTCTCAACGCGGCCTCGGCCGCGGCATCGACCTCCTCACCTGGCTGGAGCAAATCACCTTCGCGCACGAAGCCAAGCTCTCCGACCCCATCTACGCAAAACAACTCTACCGCGCCGCTGTCCAGGGAAGCCTCAAACAAGGCATAACAACAGCCTGCTACTACGGCTCCCGCCACAAAGACGCCTCGATCATCCTGGCCGAAACATGTCTCGCCATTGGCCAGCGCGCACTAATCGGGAAATGTAATATGAATCGCCACGCACCGGACTGGTACGTCGACTCTTCAGTCGAC
The sequence above is a segment of the Aspergillus oryzae RIB40 DNA, chromosome 3 genome. Coding sequences within it:
- a CDS encoding putative C6 transcription factor (predicted protein) is translated as MTFKAAGGLRTTTSPSHHLHHRNGLRFEPPTPLAFAASSSMTNRDPEFRHQLGKFRLDSSLSSHVSTPPPSVLHHETSPLSQPPSLTTPTSLQPPPTPSHTSHHRSKRVSTACDFCRKRKKKCDFRYPNCSACTRAGVRCTIPPPGPQVASASVPRDQLENLQNRVRWLEDILRRKTGLSVADRPTGSALDGEGDLDWYQVPTVLMGRDNSHSTTSATVSASSPTESPAVGAELPNVGEIFRDQLENRRPSVARPVASAPRVLRLASLEDAERVASQYFDGIGYQYPFLHRHDFFAQLRRIYTGDVPPPDVLYTYHITIAIAMLISNAEGTQANEYYRASQETLSLSLQNEDLSAVRALLSLALWTMFSTNGPSVWHVLGSALRLATSLGLHKPRNASSVVEDEMSKRAFWSLYNLDRLVASTLARPLGIADEDISVNLPREFNDDWSEAPGASAMTIPVQVVRLRRIFSRIYRYCKFAERHYDTSGLTLAVYNNHPPPPPAEVSLTLLHFRQELDDWRRNAPVYPPALLYSTSYYDYLYATTLLLMHRPSPRNPTPDATSIVSCGDASIQVIRSYWDSYSVGKLKWIWLTLSQIYFAGITILWCLNQNFLSVRDGHPAAWQPNDQMMRRAIQAVVVVLEEFGKRRPGVERLAETFRHHSTVIFSHLAYQQEQIHSQPQPQPPLQPQLQQQNVLVAPPVPMAATLDDVLLVDGSGNVPLIDAQLADELFYSYDWFQEEMATFYTL